The following are from one region of the Sandaracinus amylolyticus genome:
- a CDS encoding lamin tail domain-containing protein, with protein sequence MRAREGLCFVSIFAAMAALPRVASAHDVTVDGNTAEWSSRTPPPGVTNLALVVRTIDPAGELVWSDAPGDTRTDLSAPGPEIPADLSRFAVTSSAAGLHFLVVVGPDPIGGDPTQVQIAIDLDRTSGSGEANFGGFADTTVAADAEWEFLVQTQRTGGAPSVRVLSTAFAQVGTGTIDQAATGAMEITIPWAALSRTGPPAAMRLTVATFREDTSTGNTRAIGDASISNALDALTNYGGPARTGNTWDEVMDGDVDHHLDVFFDTTSGEVVAPLLVARFASNTAGSAEPDEWLAIFNQTGSALSLAGVKVGDEETIRTSNGAEAMLSFPAGSTIAAGDTIVIARRAMVFATSFGAPPDYEMEASDPAVPDLTPYLAWFTGTPGAAGLGNGADEILVVDARDTIVDVVTWGTSNAFGVAALSPPMEGQVAIRGPATRDTDDTATDFSSVVATCDRAEPATCGGCYECAALFSCEVRAAGTACPDADLCDGEETCDATGNCLDATTPLECDDSNPCTDDACVAATGCDHDPASAGTACADADLCDGAEACDAAGNCVAGTPVDCSDDDLCTDDVCAPATGACTNPLAAAGATCADEDRCDGDETCAASGACVAGTPLTCEDTSPCTTSACDPATGCTTEPVAAGVACDDGNGCTTGDACDAEGTCVGIPGETCDAGATDEDAAVTDDASVGSDAGRRDGGAADGGGSVDGDEGCSCRAAGARGRGEARAALGLLAALGLAIAMRRRRAHHG encoded by the coding sequence GTGAGAGCCAGAGAGGGCTTGTGCTTCGTCTCGATCTTCGCGGCGATGGCCGCGCTGCCGAGGGTCGCGAGCGCGCACGACGTGACCGTCGACGGCAACACGGCGGAGTGGTCGTCGCGCACACCGCCGCCGGGCGTGACCAACCTCGCGCTCGTCGTGCGCACGATCGACCCGGCCGGTGAGCTGGTCTGGAGCGACGCGCCGGGCGACACCCGCACCGATCTGTCGGCGCCGGGGCCGGAGATCCCGGCGGACCTCTCGCGCTTCGCGGTGACGAGCTCGGCGGCGGGGCTTCACTTCCTCGTGGTGGTCGGGCCCGATCCGATCGGTGGCGATCCGACGCAGGTGCAGATCGCGATCGATCTCGATCGGACGAGCGGCAGCGGCGAGGCGAATTTCGGCGGCTTCGCGGACACGACGGTCGCGGCGGACGCGGAGTGGGAATTCCTGGTGCAGACGCAGCGCACCGGCGGCGCACCGAGCGTGCGGGTGCTGAGCACGGCGTTCGCACAGGTCGGCACCGGCACGATCGATCAGGCGGCGACGGGCGCGATGGAGATCACGATCCCGTGGGCGGCGCTCTCGCGCACCGGCCCGCCGGCGGCGATGCGGCTGACGGTCGCGACGTTCCGCGAGGACACGAGCACCGGGAACACGCGCGCGATCGGCGATGCATCGATCTCGAACGCGCTCGACGCGCTGACGAATTACGGCGGCCCGGCACGCACCGGGAACACGTGGGACGAGGTGATGGACGGCGACGTCGATCACCACCTCGACGTCTTCTTCGACACCACGAGCGGCGAGGTGGTCGCGCCGCTGCTGGTGGCGCGCTTCGCGTCGAACACCGCGGGATCGGCGGAGCCCGACGAGTGGCTCGCGATCTTCAACCAGACCGGGTCGGCGCTCTCGCTCGCGGGCGTGAAGGTCGGCGACGAGGAGACGATCCGCACGAGCAACGGCGCCGAGGCGATGCTGTCGTTCCCCGCGGGCTCGACGATCGCGGCGGGCGACACGATCGTGATCGCGCGCCGCGCGATGGTGTTCGCGACGAGCTTCGGTGCGCCGCCCGACTACGAGATGGAAGCGAGCGATCCCGCGGTCCCCGATCTCACGCCGTACTTGGCGTGGTTCACCGGCACGCCGGGCGCGGCCGGGCTCGGCAACGGCGCCGACGAGATCCTGGTGGTCGATGCGCGCGACACGATCGTCGACGTCGTGACGTGGGGCACGTCGAACGCGTTCGGCGTGGCCGCGCTGAGCCCGCCGATGGAAGGTCAGGTCGCGATCCGCGGTCCCGCGACGCGCGACACCGACGACACCGCGACCGACTTCTCGAGCGTGGTCGCGACGTGTGATCGCGCGGAGCCGGCGACGTGTGGGGGCTGCTACGAGTGCGCGGCGCTGTTCAGCTGCGAGGTGAGGGCCGCGGGCACCGCGTGCCCCGACGCGGATCTCTGCGACGGCGAGGAGACGTGCGACGCGACCGGCAACTGCCTCGACGCGACGACGCCGCTCGAGTGCGACGACTCGAACCCGTGCACCGACGACGCGTGCGTGGCGGCGACCGGCTGCGACCACGATCCCGCCTCCGCCGGCACCGCGTGCGCCGACGCGGATCTCTGCGACGGCGCGGAGGCCTGCGACGCGGCGGGCAACTGCGTGGCGGGCACTCCGGTCGACTGCAGCGACGACGATCTCTGCACCGACGACGTGTGCGCGCCCGCGACCGGCGCGTGCACGAACCCCCTCGCAGCGGCAGGCGCGACCTGCGCGGACGAGGACAGGTGCGACGGCGACGAGACGTGCGCCGCGTCGGGCGCGTGCGTCGCGGGAACGCCGCTCACCTGCGAGGACACGAGCCCCTGCACGACGAGCGCGTGCGACCCCGCGACGGGCTGCACGACCGAGCCTGTCGCGGCAGGCGTCGCGTGCGACGACGGCAACGGCTGCACCACCGGCGACGCGTGCGACGCGGAGGGCACGTGCGTCGGGATCCCCGGCGAGACGTGCGACGCGGGGGCGACCGACGAGGACGCGGCCGTGACCGATGACGCGAGCGTCGGGAGCGACGCGGGGCGTCGCGACGGAGGTGCCGCCGACGGCGGTGGATCCGTCGACGGCGACGAGGGCTGCAGCTGCCGCGCCGCGGGCGCACGTGGTCGCGGCGAAGCGAGGGCCGCGCTCGGCCTCCTCGCTGCGCTCGGGCTCGCCATCGCGATGCGCCGCCGGCGCGCGCATCACGGTTGA
- a CDS encoding protein kinase domain-containing protein, which translates to MNVAPGAVVAGRFRLELPLGSGGMADVWRAQDLATQRPVALKLLRPQIAASAEAMQRLKREGEVLSALSHPAIVRVETYGQLDNNSVFVAMELLEGETLGARMRRGPMQPLELAPIVTGTCAALAAAHAKSIVHRDLKPDNVFLVPLASGGAGEQQVKLLDFGISKVFGGDRLTYTGEVLGTPRYMSPEQLGAEPDIDPRADVYALGVILYEAMAAKPPFLASTPTDLIVAILHGKVAPLRSLRPDLTSAIEAVVMRAMARAREARWASATDLADAFLDAAGATSRARALPKKVLRTQALGGAGLVGPGSVPPPPQPAHPPPASAMVPSPAPRAGASSDALRPGTFSAFGVIDETELRASVPGPKPAPATLVMASADAPSPVAVPVAARPEVAPSASRGASDSWREQTQSPPRASATASSSGWDAPSPAPPSNPMLGRLLLIVAGLVAGAISAAIAVAALHYMRAPDAPAPPATTPTPATSAPAPSVTPPPVSPEPAPDEAEPESADELPVAPDVPEEAPRPTTRRTRRERTAAPEPAPVEPEPAPTTLDPLELASRALAEGDPNLCITILDQLIAHGATPFAIKRRADCELRAGRRADAIRDYQRFCQIAPDHPAISTVREQLAGMGLTCP; encoded by the coding sequence GTGAACGTCGCGCCGGGCGCGGTGGTCGCGGGTCGCTTCCGCCTCGAGCTCCCGCTCGGATCGGGCGGCATGGCGGACGTGTGGCGCGCCCAGGATCTCGCGACGCAGCGGCCGGTCGCGCTGAAGCTGCTGCGCCCGCAGATCGCCGCGAGCGCCGAGGCGATGCAGCGCCTCAAGCGCGAGGGCGAGGTCCTGAGCGCGCTCTCGCACCCCGCGATCGTGCGGGTCGAGACCTACGGGCAGCTCGACAACAACTCGGTGTTCGTCGCCATGGAGCTGCTCGAGGGCGAGACCCTCGGCGCGCGCATGCGGCGCGGACCGATGCAGCCGCTCGAGCTCGCGCCGATCGTCACGGGCACGTGCGCGGCGCTCGCGGCGGCGCACGCGAAGAGCATCGTCCATCGCGACCTCAAGCCCGACAACGTGTTCCTGGTGCCGCTCGCGAGCGGCGGCGCGGGTGAGCAGCAGGTGAAGCTGCTCGACTTCGGCATCTCGAAGGTCTTCGGCGGCGATCGCCTCACGTACACCGGCGAGGTGCTCGGGACGCCGCGCTACATGTCGCCCGAGCAGCTCGGTGCCGAGCCCGACATCGATCCGCGCGCCGACGTCTACGCGCTGGGCGTGATCCTCTACGAGGCGATGGCGGCGAAGCCGCCGTTCCTCGCGTCGACGCCGACCGATCTCATCGTCGCGATCCTGCACGGCAAGGTCGCGCCGCTGCGCTCGCTGCGTCCCGACCTCACGTCGGCGATCGAGGCGGTGGTGATGCGCGCGATGGCGCGCGCGAGAGAGGCGCGCTGGGCGAGCGCGACCGATCTCGCGGATGCGTTCCTCGACGCGGCGGGCGCGACGTCGCGGGCGCGCGCGCTGCCGAAGAAGGTGCTGCGCACCCAGGCGCTCGGCGGGGCCGGGCTCGTCGGGCCCGGGAGCGTGCCTCCGCCGCCCCAGCCCGCGCACCCGCCGCCTGCGAGCGCGATGGTGCCGAGCCCGGCGCCGCGCGCGGGTGCATCGTCGGATGCGCTGCGACCGGGCACGTTCAGCGCGTTCGGCGTGATCGACGAGACCGAGCTGCGCGCGTCGGTGCCGGGCCCGAAGCCCGCGCCGGCGACGCTGGTGATGGCGAGCGCGGACGCGCCGTCGCCGGTGGCGGTGCCGGTCGCCGCGCGCCCCGAGGTCGCTCCGAGCGCATCGCGCGGCGCGTCGGACTCGTGGCGCGAGCAGACGCAGTCGCCTCCGCGCGCGTCGGCGACGGCGAGCTCGAGCGGATGGGACGCACCGTCGCCCGCGCCGCCGAGCAACCCGATGCTCGGTCGGCTGCTGCTGATCGTCGCGGGCCTGGTCGCGGGCGCGATCAGCGCGGCGATCGCGGTCGCCGCGCTGCACTACATGCGCGCGCCCGACGCGCCCGCTCCGCCCGCGACGACGCCCACGCCGGCGACCAGCGCACCGGCGCCCAGCGTCACGCCGCCGCCCGTGAGCCCCGAGCCCGCGCCCGACGAGGCCGAGCCCGAGAGCGCCGACGAGCTCCCGGTCGCGCCCGACGTGCCCGAGGAAGCGCCGCGCCCGACGACGCGTCGCACGCGCCGCGAGCGCACCGCCGCGCCCGAGCCCGCGCCGGTGGAGCCCGAGCCCGCGCCCACGACGCTCGATCCGCTCGAGCTCGCCTCGCGCGCGCTGGCCGAGGGCGATCCGAACCTCTGCATCACGATCCTCGACCAGCTGATCGCGCACGGCGCGACGCCCTTCGCGATCAAGCGACGCGCCGACTGCGAGCTGCGCGCCGGCCGACGCGCCGACGCGATCCGCGACTACCAGCGCTTCTGCCAGATCGCGCCCGATCACCCGGCGATCTCGACGGTGCGCGAGCAGCTCGCGGGCATGGGCCTCACCTGCCCGTGA
- a CDS encoding response regulator: MNALVLIAEPDPFNLRLLQEVCEAAGHEVVTALEGGAALDLVARKRPDLALIDVGLPMHVPAPVALPKGDEPLGGLEVLRVLKADPELKAIPVLVTTPADDVESRRASIVLGAEDYVARPYRVFEIQQRIRNALRRVIAERRLLSLGDEELLDPLTRAGSAAQMQISIEYEMTRAVRYGHPLSCVSLRVAGLGRVIAELGREAGDGVLVQLTQGVRGCIRAIDHLFRADRDELVVLLPETSAGDAKTVVRRLREREESGGLAGAAIGAPLGLEIGLAGRPESRATDGPALLAAARSTRRPLAKS, from the coding sequence GTGAACGCGCTCGTCCTCATCGCAGAGCCGGATCCCTTCAACCTCCGGCTCTTGCAGGAGGTCTGCGAGGCCGCGGGGCACGAGGTCGTCACCGCGCTCGAGGGCGGCGCCGCGCTGGATCTCGTCGCGCGCAAGCGCCCGGACCTCGCGCTGATCGACGTGGGGCTGCCGATGCACGTGCCCGCGCCCGTCGCGCTGCCGAAGGGCGACGAGCCGCTGGGTGGGCTCGAGGTGCTTCGCGTGCTCAAGGCGGATCCCGAGCTCAAGGCGATCCCCGTCCTCGTCACCACGCCCGCCGACGACGTGGAGAGCCGGCGCGCGTCGATCGTGCTCGGCGCCGAAGACTACGTCGCGCGCCCCTATCGCGTGTTCGAGATCCAGCAGCGCATCCGCAACGCGCTGCGCCGGGTGATCGCCGAGCGCCGGCTGCTCTCGCTCGGCGACGAGGAGCTGCTCGATCCGCTCACCCGCGCGGGCAGCGCGGCGCAGATGCAGATCAGCATCGAGTACGAGATGACGCGCGCGGTGCGCTACGGGCATCCGCTCTCGTGCGTGAGCCTGCGCGTCGCGGGGCTCGGCCGCGTGATCGCGGAGCTCGGGCGCGAGGCGGGCGACGGCGTGCTCGTGCAGCTCACGCAGGGCGTGCGCGGCTGCATCCGCGCGATCGATCACCTGTTCCGCGCCGATCGCGACGAGCTCGTGGTGCTGCTGCCCGAGACGAGCGCGGGCGATGCGAAGACCGTCGTGCGGCGGCTGCGCGAGCGCGAGGAGAGCGGAGGGCTCGCGGGAGCGGCGATCGGCGCGCCGCTCGGGCTCGAGATCGGCCTGGCGGGACGGCCCGAGTCGCGCGCCACCGATGGGCCCGCGTTGCTCGCCGCCGCACGCTCGACCCGCCGTCCGCTCGCCAAGAGCTGA
- a CDS encoding RsmB/NOP family class I SAM-dependent RNA methyltransferase produces MATRVLHRIGTEGAWASPALDAEIERAGLDARDAALATEIVYGTLRTLPSIDRALASKQTKKGELEPLTRAALRAAQYQLAHLSGAPSHAVVSDAVSIVRAQRGEGLSRFANAVLRALARERPASPERATRLEVPKWLEGEMTRGLGAERAEAFLRARPLPPPIALRVELGRTTREALAARIREARPSGAVREGVLSARALLVSGVGDPRALPGWDEGLFAVQDEGSQVVASLLDAHAGESIADACAGRGGKTALLVSQVGASGSVTAIDLHERKLEQIDGELARLGLPRDHARIEARDLSVGAGGLERAFDRVLVDAPCTGLGTIHRRPELLLRLTPADPARMGALQIAIARNAAKMVKPGGVLAFAVCSPTRAEGPEVAARMEREIAGLTRLVDRVEGVPLAPDDDGVWRIGPFGIASDEGPDAYQVVRFRVTS; encoded by the coding sequence GTGGCGACGCGCGTGCTTCATCGGATCGGCACCGAGGGCGCGTGGGCATCGCCCGCGCTCGACGCGGAGATCGAGCGCGCCGGGCTCGACGCACGCGACGCCGCGCTCGCGACCGAGATCGTCTACGGCACGCTGCGCACGTTGCCCTCGATCGATCGCGCGCTCGCGTCGAAGCAGACGAAGAAGGGCGAGCTCGAGCCGCTCACGCGCGCGGCGCTGCGCGCGGCGCAGTACCAGCTCGCGCATCTGTCGGGCGCGCCCTCGCACGCCGTCGTCTCCGACGCGGTGTCGATCGTGCGTGCGCAGCGCGGCGAAGGGCTCTCTCGCTTCGCGAACGCGGTGCTGCGCGCGCTCGCGCGCGAGCGCCCGGCCTCGCCCGAGCGCGCGACGAGGCTCGAAGTGCCGAAGTGGCTCGAGGGCGAGATGACGCGCGGCCTCGGCGCCGAGCGCGCCGAGGCGTTCCTGCGCGCGCGTCCGCTGCCGCCGCCGATCGCGCTGCGCGTCGAGCTCGGGCGCACCACCCGCGAAGCGCTCGCTGCGCGCATCCGCGAGGCGCGTCCCAGCGGCGCCGTGCGCGAGGGCGTGCTCTCGGCGCGCGCGCTGCTCGTCAGCGGCGTGGGCGATCCGCGCGCGCTGCCCGGATGGGACGAGGGGCTCTTCGCGGTGCAGGACGAGGGCTCGCAGGTCGTCGCATCGCTGCTCGACGCGCACGCGGGCGAGTCGATCGCGGATGCGTGCGCGGGCCGAGGCGGGAAGACCGCGCTCCTCGTCTCGCAGGTCGGCGCGAGCGGGAGCGTGACCGCGATCGATCTCCACGAGCGCAAGCTCGAGCAGATCGACGGCGAGCTCGCGCGGCTCGGGCTCCCGCGCGATCATGCGCGCATCGAGGCGCGCGATCTCTCGGTCGGCGCCGGTGGGCTCGAGCGCGCGTTCGATCGTGTGCTCGTCGATGCGCCGTGCACCGGCCTCGGCACGATCCACCGCCGCCCCGAGCTGCTCCTGCGCCTCACGCCCGCCGATCCTGCCCGCATGGGCGCGCTGCAGATCGCGATCGCGCGCAACGCCGCGAAGATGGTGAAGCCCGGCGGCGTGCTCGCGTTCGCGGTGTGCTCACCGACGCGCGCCGAGGGGCCCGAGGTCGCGGCGCGCATGGAGCGCGAGATCGCGGGGCTCACGCGTCTGGTCGATCGCGTCGAGGGCGTGCCCCTCGCGCCCGACGACGATGGCGTGTGGCGCATCGGGCCGTTCGGCATCGCGAGCGACGAGGGCCCGGACGCCTACCAGGTCGTGCGCTTCCGCGTCACGTCCTGA
- a CDS encoding sigma-54 interaction domain-containing protein produces the protein MRMGSEEGSVMASEGDAAPSSGRAQMSAPRAGAARAELTLRDGARVAIEVLDHDDADRLANRGLAAATTEIERALGHREEPVSHHPKIVGRSAPMLALFRMLERIRNSDATVLVLGENGTGKELVARSIHDQSRRGNKPFVATNCSAFNDNLLESELFGHKRGAFTGAVNDKPGLFEVANGGTFFMDEVGDMSPGMQVKLLRVLQEGVFMPVGGTEPKHVDVRIIAATNRDLASMVRQGTFREDLYYRLHVVSVRVPPLRERRDDVPVLVSHFLGKLGKRDKREKLLTPRTLERLVAHEWPGNVRELENEMERLWVLSGDDRVIDEDLLSPAIGKRRAPIAPQPAAEPTAPIATSAEPVTAGPPPSLPDAVETLERRMITEELRRARGNKTKAAEALGISRRNLIRKVQAYGLEDAGKSRPGPRP, from the coding sequence ATGCGGATGGGCTCCGAGGAAGGCAGCGTGATGGCGAGCGAGGGCGATGCGGCACCTTCTTCCGGCCGCGCCCAGATGAGCGCCCCCCGCGCCGGAGCTGCGCGCGCCGAGCTCACGCTGCGCGACGGAGCGCGCGTCGCGATCGAGGTGCTCGACCACGACGACGCGGATCGCCTCGCGAACCGCGGGCTCGCGGCGGCGACGACCGAGATCGAGCGCGCGCTCGGTCATCGCGAGGAGCCGGTCTCGCACCACCCGAAGATCGTCGGGCGCAGCGCGCCGATGCTCGCGCTCTTCCGCATGCTCGAGCGCATCCGGAACAGCGACGCGACGGTGCTCGTGCTCGGCGAGAACGGCACCGGCAAGGAGCTCGTCGCGCGCTCGATCCACGATCAGAGCCGCCGCGGCAACAAGCCCTTCGTCGCGACGAACTGCAGCGCGTTCAACGACAACCTGCTGGAGAGCGAGCTCTTCGGGCACAAGCGCGGCGCGTTCACCGGCGCGGTGAACGACAAGCCGGGCCTCTTCGAGGTCGCCAACGGCGGCACGTTCTTCATGGACGAGGTCGGCGACATGTCGCCGGGCATGCAGGTGAAGCTCCTGCGCGTCCTCCAGGAGGGCGTGTTCATGCCGGTCGGCGGCACCGAGCCCAAGCACGTCGACGTCCGCATCATCGCGGCGACGAACCGCGATCTCGCGTCGATGGTGCGCCAGGGCACGTTCCGCGAGGACCTCTACTACCGCCTCCACGTCGTGTCGGTGCGCGTGCCGCCGCTGCGCGAGCGTCGCGACGACGTGCCGGTGCTCGTGAGCCACTTCCTCGGGAAGCTCGGCAAGCGCGACAAGCGCGAGAAGCTGCTCACGCCGCGCACCCTCGAGCGCCTCGTCGCGCACGAGTGGCCGGGCAACGTGCGCGAGCTCGAGAACGAGATGGAGCGCCTCTGGGTGCTCTCGGGCGACGATCGCGTCATCGACGAGGACCTGCTCAGCCCCGCGATCGGAAAGCGCCGCGCGCCGATCGCGCCGCAGCCCGCAGCCGAGCCCACCGCGCCGATCGCGACCAGCGCCGAGCCGGTGACCGCGGGACCGCCGCCCTCGCTGCCCGACGCGGTCGAGACGCTCGAGCGCCGCATGATCACCGAGGAGCTGCGCCGCGCGCGCGGCAACAAGACGAAGGCCGCGGAGGCGCTGGGCATCAGCCGCCGCAACCTGATCCGCAAGGTGCAGGCGTACGGGCTCGAGGACGCGGGCAAGTCCCGCCCCGGCCCGCGTCCCTGA
- the rseP gene encoding RIP metalloprotease RseP yields MAVVYFVVLVGVLIFVHELGHFAWAKFFGVKVLKFSLGFGPRIAGVQRGDTEYVIAAFPLGGYVRMLGENPNDTVSPEDAGRSFAEQPLWKRFVIVLAGPAMNLAFPILLYFVVFLGVAAERTPPVIGTVFPDRPAAEHLMPGDRIVAIDGDEIATWDGLGEHVEPSAGRALVFTIERDGQQLERSITPTWSEEERPLELSARLGRIGVMPYHPLAVIGITSPSQPAAAAGLRSFDRVVAAGGRPIERWIDLQAVLERNRGSMLPITYLRPQRLTDVLSGLADLDLYEPHVATLTPEGGSGSGIDRAGLESSDLYVARVVAGSAEHRAGLLPGDRLLTLDDQPIRMWAQFLEDVRAHAGDERTLAWKHNDQEITRRIRLTCDRTVEGGVISYRYGIEHFAPTTVDAPVPHPSPVSFALRESLSATWQMIELTGVSLVRLFQGRVSPREVGGPLEIARQAQIAARGGSLDFLALMAFISINLGLLNLLPIPVLDGGHLFFFAVEGVSRRPVSRRLRELASLTGLAMLVIVMVLVFTNDVARQWPDIVAAFEALE; encoded by the coding sequence GTGGCGGTCGTCTACTTCGTCGTCCTGGTCGGCGTGCTCATCTTCGTGCACGAGCTCGGCCACTTCGCGTGGGCGAAGTTCTTCGGGGTGAAGGTCCTGAAGTTCTCGCTGGGCTTCGGACCGCGCATCGCCGGCGTGCAGCGCGGCGACACCGAGTACGTCATCGCGGCGTTCCCGCTCGGCGGGTACGTGCGGATGCTCGGCGAGAACCCGAACGACACGGTCTCGCCGGAGGACGCGGGGCGCTCGTTCGCGGAGCAGCCGCTGTGGAAGCGCTTCGTGATCGTGCTCGCGGGGCCGGCGATGAACCTCGCGTTCCCGATCCTCCTCTACTTCGTCGTGTTCCTCGGCGTCGCGGCCGAGCGCACGCCGCCGGTGATCGGCACGGTGTTCCCCGATCGCCCCGCGGCGGAGCACCTCATGCCCGGCGACCGCATCGTCGCGATCGACGGCGACGAGATCGCGACCTGGGACGGGCTCGGCGAGCACGTCGAGCCGAGCGCGGGTCGCGCGCTGGTGTTCACGATCGAGCGCGACGGGCAGCAGCTCGAGCGCTCGATCACGCCGACGTGGAGCGAAGAGGAGCGACCGCTCGAGCTGAGCGCGCGCCTCGGGCGCATCGGCGTCATGCCGTACCACCCGCTCGCGGTGATCGGCATCACGTCACCGTCGCAGCCCGCCGCGGCGGCGGGGCTCCGCAGCTTCGATCGCGTGGTCGCGGCCGGAGGTCGTCCCATCGAGCGATGGATCGATCTGCAGGCGGTCCTCGAGCGGAACCGCGGCTCGATGCTGCCCATCACGTACCTGCGCCCGCAGCGCCTCACCGACGTGCTGTCGGGGCTCGCCGATCTCGATCTCTACGAGCCCCACGTCGCGACGCTCACGCCCGAGGGTGGCTCGGGGAGCGGCATCGATCGCGCCGGGCTCGAGAGCAGCGATCTCTACGTCGCACGCGTGGTCGCGGGGTCGGCCGAGCATCGCGCCGGGCTGCTCCCGGGGGATCGGCTGCTGACGCTCGACGACCAGCCGATCCGCATGTGGGCGCAGTTCCTCGAGGACGTGCGCGCGCACGCGGGCGACGAGCGCACGCTCGCCTGGAAGCACAACGATCAGGAGATCACGCGTCGCATCCGGCTCACCTGCGATCGCACGGTCGAGGGCGGTGTGATCTCGTATCGCTACGGGATCGAGCACTTCGCGCCGACGACGGTGGACGCGCCGGTGCCGCATCCCTCGCCCGTGAGCTTCGCGCTCCGCGAGTCGCTGAGCGCGACGTGGCAGATGATCGAGCTCACCGGCGTGTCGCTGGTGCGCCTCTTCCAGGGGCGCGTCTCGCCGCGCGAGGTCGGGGGACCGCTCGAGATCGCGCGTCAGGCGCAGATCGCGGCGCGCGGAGGGTCGCTCGACTTCCTCGCGCTCATGGCGTTCATCTCGATCAACCTCGGCCTGCTGAACCTCTTGCCGATCCCGGTGCTCGACGGTGGGCACCTCTTCTTCTTCGCGGTCGAGGGCGTGTCGCGTCGTCCGGTGAGCCGGCGCTTGCGCGAGCTCGCGTCGCTCACCGGGCTCGCGATGCTCGTCATCGTGATGGTGCTCGTCTTCACGAACGACGTCGCGCGGCAGTGGCCGGACATCGTGGCGGCGTTCGAAGCGCTGGAGTGA
- a CDS encoding YkgJ family cysteine cluster protein, with protein MNDPLAAHRALVAKVDAFEGAVRARRDASMACRAGCSACCHAELSVCDVEAALVREGLAVLDDAARAHIAERVDVHDGRCVMLDHEGRCAIYDARPLVCRTQGLPLRYPDGVIPEAAIMARGKGANGGALTWCPLNFQGDDHAPRAEDVLDAERVDAMLALSNREHGGDPSRRTSLRALAREITAELNEGNALC; from the coding sequence ATGAACGATCCGCTCGCCGCACATCGCGCGCTCGTCGCGAAGGTCGACGCCTTCGAGGGCGCGGTGCGCGCGCGCCGCGATGCCTCGATGGCGTGCCGCGCGGGCTGCAGCGCGTGCTGTCACGCCGAGCTCTCGGTGTGCGACGTCGAGGCCGCCCTCGTGCGCGAAGGGCTCGCCGTGCTCGACGACGCGGCGCGCGCACACATCGCCGAGCGCGTCGACGTGCACGACGGTCGCTGCGTGATGCTCGACCACGAGGGTCGCTGCGCGATCTACGACGCGCGACCGCTGGTCTGCCGCACCCAGGGCCTGCCCCTGCGCTACCCCGACGGCGTGATCCCCGAGGCCGCGATCATGGCGCGCGGCAAGGGCGCGAACGGCGGTGCGCTCACCTGGTGCCCGCTCAACTTCCAGGGCGACGATCACGCGCCGCGCGCCGAGGACGTGCTCGACGCGGAGCGCGTCGACGCGATGCTCGCGCTCTCGAACCGCGAGCACGGAGGCGACCCTTCGCGACGCACCTCGCTGCGCGCGCTCGCGCGCGAGATCACGGCCGAATTGAACGAGGGAAACGCACTGTGCTAG
- a CDS encoding GGDEF domain-containing protein, whose product MTWPPRGRATVPETDVDGAPRNGTDGAAKRPVLVVLNGPQIGLRLALDESAIEIGRDPSCDLPLRDPGIAWRHARIEPGPEGWSVVDLGQHGVEVDGMRVAKLLLSAADRIQIGATVLRFELHGAVEQAFDAEVEERLWRDDLTGLMSRRKLELEVAARLDAARAGAGPAIGLAVIDLDRLKQINDVHGHLVGARVITEVGRVIGATVVAPAFACRLGGDEFAVALPGADVRAIEALAQRVLDAIAAMRVMHLGERLGVGASAGVAVGPAQGDEVFTLLRAADEALFRAKNEGRGVVRT is encoded by the coding sequence GTGACCTGGCCGCCGCGAGGTCGGGCGACGGTGCCCGAGACCGACGTCGATGGCGCTCCCCGGAACGGCACGGACGGGGCGGCAAAGAGGCCGGTGCTCGTGGTGCTCAACGGCCCGCAGATCGGCCTTCGCCTCGCGCTCGACGAGAGCGCGATCGAGATCGGTCGCGACCCCTCGTGCGATCTCCCGCTGCGCGATCCCGGGATCGCGTGGCGCCACGCGCGCATCGAGCCCGGGCCCGAGGGCTGGAGCGTGGTCGATCTCGGCCAGCACGGCGTCGAGGTCGACGGGATGCGCGTCGCGAAGCTCTTGTTGTCGGCGGCGGATCGCATCCAGATCGGCGCGACGGTGCTGCGCTTCGAGCTGCACGGCGCGGTGGAGCAGGCGTTCGACGCGGAGGTCGAGGAGCGGCTCTGGCGCGACGATCTCACGGGCCTGATGTCGCGTCGCAAGCTCGAGCTCGAGGTCGCGGCGCGCCTCGACGCCGCGCGCGCAGGTGCGGGTCCCGCGATCGGGCTCGCGGTGATCGATCTCGATCGGCTGAAGCAGATCAACGACGTGCACGGGCACCTCGTCGGCGCGCGTGTGATCACCGAGGTCGGGAGGGTGATCGGCGCGACGGTGGTCGCGCCCGCATTCGCGTGCCGGCTGGGCGGCGACGAGTTCGCGGTCGCGCTGCCGGGCGCGGATGTGCGCGCGATCGAGGCGCTCGCGCAGCGCGTGCTCGACGCGATCGCGGCGATGCGCGTGATGCACCTCGGCGAGCGGCTCGGGGTCGGCGCGTCGGCGGGTGTGGCGGTCGGGCCGGCGCAGGGCGACGAGGTGTTCACGCTGCTCCGCGCCGCCGACGAAGCGCTCTTCCGCGCGAAGAACGAAGGACGCGGCGTCGTCAGGACGTGA